A genomic stretch from Peromyscus eremicus chromosome 6, PerEre_H2_v1, whole genome shotgun sequence includes:
- the LOC131913751 gene encoding protein S100-A9-like: MSQMEQGMETIIKTFHKHSGKEGDPDTLSQKEFNQLVNKDMPNTLKKEKKDQKAMNQMMKDLDTDKDGQLCFDEFVGLLIKVLITDHKKTHKHVSSHDHDRSHDPSYGPSLREDDHHNCHSK; encoded by the exons ATGTCACAGATGGAACAAGGCATGGAGACCATCATCAAAACCTTCCACAAGCACTCTGGCAAGGAGGGAGATCCAGACACCCTGAGCCAGAAAGAATTCAATCAGTTGGTGAATAAGGATATGCCAAACACCCTCAAG aaagagaaaaaggatcaAAAAGCCATGAATCAGATGATGAAAGATCTCGACACAGATAAAGATGGTCAGTTGTGCTTTGATGAATTTGTAGGCCTGTTAATTAAGGTATTGATAACGGATCATAAGAAGACCCATAAGCATGTGTCCTCACATGACCATGACCGAAGCCATGATCCCAGCTATGGGCCAAGCCTCAGAGAGGATGACCATCACAACTGCCATAGCAAATAA